Proteins from a single region of Hordeum vulgare subsp. vulgare chromosome 6H, MorexV3_pseudomolecules_assembly, whole genome shotgun sequence:
- the LOC123402283 gene encoding probable cinnamyl alcohol dehydrogenase, producing MGSVDASETTVTGWAARDATGHLSPYTYTLRKTGPEDVVLKVKYCGICHTDIHQVKNDLGASKYPMVPGHEVVGEVVEVGPEVSKYRVGDVVGVGVIVGCCRDCRPCKANVEQYCNKKIWSYNDVYTDGRPTQGGFASAMVVDQKFVVKIPAGLAPEQAAPLLCAGVTVYSPLKHFGLMTPGLRGGILGLGGVGHMGVKVAKSMGHHVTVISSSNKKRAEAVDDLGADEYLVSSDADQMAAAADSLDYIIDTVPVKHPLEPYLALLKMDGKLVLMGVIAEPLSFVSPMVMLGRKTITGSFIGSMDETEEVLKFCVDKGLTSQIEVVKMDYVNQALERLERNDVRYRFVVDVAGSNLEDVA from the exons ATGGGCAGCGTCGATGCCTCCGAGACGACAGTCACCGGGTGGGCCGCCAGGGACGCCACCGGCCACCTCTCCCCCTACACATACACCCTCAG GAAAACAGGCCCTGAAGATGTGGTGTTGAAGGTTAAATACTGCGGCATTTGCCACACGGACATCCACCAGGTCAAGAACGACCTGGGTGCTTCCAAGTATCCCATGGTCCCAGG GCATGAGGTGGTTGGCGAGGTGGTGGAGGTCGGGCCGGAGGTGAGCAAGTACCGCGTCGGCGACGTGGTCGGCGTGGGGGTGATCGTGGGGTGCTGCCGCGACTGCCGGCCGTGCAAGGCGAACGTCGAGCAGTACTGCAACAAGAAGATCTGGTCGTACAACGACGTCTACACCGACGGCAGGCCGACGCAGGGCGGCTTCGCCTCCGCCATGGTCGTCGATCAGAA GTTCGTGGTGAAGATCCCCGCCGGGCTTGCGCCGGAGCAGGCGGCGCCGCTGCTGTGCGCGGGCGTGACGGTGTACAGCCCGCTGAAGCACTTCGGGCTGATGACCCCCGGCCTCCGCGGCGGGATCCTGGGCCTGGGCGGCGTGGGCCACATGGGCGTGAAGGTGGCCAAGTCCATGGGCCACCACGtgacggtgatcagctcgtccaacAAGAAGCGGGCCGAGGCCGTGGACGACCTGGGCGCCGACGAGTACCTCGTCAGCTCCGACGCCGACCAgatggccgccgccgccgactcGCTGGACTACATCATCGACACCGTGCCCGTGAAGCACCCGCTGGAGCCCTACCTGGCGCTGCTCAAGATGGACGGCAAGCTCGTGCTGATGGGCGTGATCGCGGAGCCGCTCAGCTTCGTGTCCCCAATGGTGATGCTGGGGAGGAAGACCATCACGGGGAGCTTCATCGGGAGCATGGACGAGACGGAGGAGGTCCTCAAGTTCTGCGTCGACAAGGGGCTCACCTCGCAGATCGAGGTCGTCAAGATGGACTACGTCAACCAGGCGCTCGAGAGGCTCGAGCGCAACGACGTGCGCTACCGCTTCGTCGTCGACGTCGCCGGGAGCAACCTAGAGGACGTCGCGTGA